The genome window GCCTCACTGAGCTGGTCGATCTTCACCGTGCTGCTGCGGCGCTGGCAGATCCAGCCCTGGGATGCCGTCGCGATCACTGCCTGCGTGTCCGCGTTGATCTACCTGCCGCTGTGGCTGCTCGTGCTGCCCAGCGCGATTGCTGAGGCGCCGTGGCGCGAGATCGCGCTGCAGGGCGGCTATCAGGGCTTTCTCGCTGTCATTGTGGCCATGGTGCTCTTCGCCCGCGCTGTGGTGGGTATCGGTGCCACGCGGATGGGGGTTCTGATGGCGCTGGTGCCAGCGGCCGGCGCGCTGCTCGCCGTGCCCGTGCTGGGCGAGCCATTGACGCTGCTCGCCGGCGCCGGCGTGCTACTTGCCAGCAGTGGTGCCATCATCGCCGCCCGCGGCCCCACCGTCGCCGCCAACCGATAGGCGCTCCGAATGCCCGAGATCCAGCTCACCCCCACCCAGGCCCGCGTACTCGCCTGTCTCGCCGAGAAGGCCGTGACCACGCCGGCCTACTACCCGATGACGGTCAACGGGGTCATGGCGGCGGCCAACCAGAAATCCAATCGTTACCCGGTCATGAGTCTGCGTGAGGCCGAGGTCGGCGGTGCGCTGGCGGATCTGGAAACAATGAAGCTCGTCAGTCGCGACGATGACAGCGGCCGCGTGCCGAAGTGGCGCCAGCGCTTCGAGCACGAGACGCTGCTACCGAAACCTGTCCTCGCCGTGCTTGTGGCCCTGATGCTGCGCGGTCCGCAGACCATCGCCGAGCTCAAGACCCGCGCCGAGCCGCTGGGCGGGCCAGCCGACAACGACGGCGTGCAGGCAGCCCTGGAGCGCATGGCCGACCGTGCCGATCCCTTTGTCATGGAGCTGCCACGCGCGGCCGGCCAGTCCGCCACGCGCTGGGCGCATCTCCTCTGCGGCGAGCCCGAGATTCCGGAGGCGGCGCCGGCCCCGGCGCGCAGCGGCGGCCAGCAGCAGGCGCTTGCCGAGTTGACGGAGCGAGTGGAGATCCTGGAGCGTCAGGTTGCCGAGCTGCGCAGCGCCCTTGGTGTCTCGGATAACGGTGTCTCCGATAGCGGAGGTGCATGATACGGGGACCTTTGATGCGGAGCCCCCCATGAAGCTCGCCGTGCGCTCCGAGGTCGCCTACCGCAGCGATCGCGGCTATCCCTGCACCTATGTCTTCAATCTGGCGGCCGCGAATATCAATGCGCAGCAGGTCGAAGATGAATCTCTGCTTGTCGACCCCGATGTCTCGCGCGATCACTACGAGACGGACAGCCTCGGCAATCGTCTGACGCGCTGCCAGCTCGCCGACGGCGGCAGCCTGTCGGTGCAGTACGAGGCCGTCGTCTCCGTTACGCATAGCAGTGGCATCGTCGCGGACATCGAGGAAGTGCCGCCCGGACGACTGCCGCTGTCGATCCTGCCCTACACCTACCCCAGTCGCTATTGCCAAAGCGATCGCCTCATGCGCATGGCGCAGAGCGAGTTCGGCCGGATGGAGCCCGGATTCACTCGTGTGCTCGCCATCTGCGACTGGATCTACCGGCGCGTGGACTATCTGTCGGGCACCACCAATGCACACACCTCGGCCTTTGAGACGGCGACCGAGCGCCAGGGCGTCTGCCGCGATTTCGCGCATCTGGGTATCGCCTTCTGCCGTGCCCTGAACATCCCGGCGCGCTTCGTATCGGCCTATGCGCTGGAGCTGCAGCCGCAGGATTTTCACGCTGTCTTCGAGGCCTATCTGGGCGGCCGCTGGTGGCTCTTCGATCCCACGCGACTGGTGCCGCTGGATGGCCTGGTGCGCATTGGCACTGGCCGCGATGCCGCCGACATCGCCTTCGCCACCATCTGGGGCGTGGCCGAGACGACGATGCAGTCCGTCAGCGTGCGGCGCCTCGACGGCGAGCGCAGCGAATGGGATGGCAGCCCGGTTTCGGTCGACGTCACGCCCCACCGCGGCGCCTAAAGAGAACGTTGCCGAAGGCGACGCTTGCGCCCCTCGCCCGCGCAAGCGGGAGAGGGGAGGACCACCCGCGGCAGCGGGTGGTGGGGAGAGGGCGGTTGCGTGTGTCGGTTTTTGTCCTGACGGCTGCGCGCGTCTTAGCCGTTAAACCACTGCTGGAAGGGGCGCGGCCCGGCCGGCATCATGCGCGGAAATGGGCAGGCTCAGGGCACCGGAGCATTCATGGCCATCCGCATCGTCAGACTGGGCAGCGAGCGTCTCGCCGACGAAGGGCTGCGAATCGGCGCGGTACGTCGCCCGCCGCGCGGCGTGCCCAAGGCCGAGTACAGCGCGCGCGATATCTACGACGCTTGGTTCCCTACGCTTGCCCCCAGCGAAGAACTGCTGAAGGCTTTCGCGCCCATCGACCCGAAGGACTGGAAGACATTCAGCCGGCGCTACCGCAAGGAGATGAAAGCGTCCGACGCGCGTCACGCCATCGCGCTGCTCGCGGTGCTGTCGCAGCAGACGCACCTGTCGGTCGGCTGTTACTGCGCCGACGAGAGCCTCTGCCACCGTTCGATCCTGCGCGAGCTGCTGGCAGCGCAGGGCGCTGTTCTTCGATAGCGCTCAAGGGCTCGATCGTCTGCAACGCTGATCGGATCAAGGCAGAATCGCTGGCGACGGTTCGATAGCTGCTTGGTGGTGGAAAGACCAAGCCGCCAATGGAACGAGCCGTACCGAATCCTGCATGGATGCAAGGGGGCAGTAATGGGGGGCAAGTACTTTTCGGTCGTGGCCCTGGTGATGCTGTTGGCATCCATGGTGGTTCAGGCGCAGCCGGAACTCAGCTACAACTATCTCGACGCTCGCTATCGGATGCAGGACGAGACGCTCGACGATGGCAGGGAGATCGACGCCGAGGGCTATTCGGTGGAGGGTTCGGCGCTACTGAGCGAGCGCCTTTTCGCGGTAGCGTCCTTTGGCGAGATTCTTACCGACCCGATCCCCAACGGCGGCGGCAGCGTGGAGATCGAGCTGGAAAGCCTGACGCTGGGGCTGGGTCTGCGCCAGCGGCTGGCTGAGCGTCTGGATCTGAATCTCGGCGTCGCTTACCGCCGGTCGCGTGTCGAGGCCGCACAGGGCGCGATGCGCGAAAGCGATTCCGACAGCGGCCATGTCCTGATTGCCGGCCTGCGCGCTCTGCCGCAGCCGTGGCTGGAAATCGAAGCGAGTGTCGGCCGTAGCGAGATATTCGACGACACCTCCACGACTTTCGCGCTCGGCGCGCTCGTCGAGATCGTGCCGCGCTTCCAGCTCGGCGCTACCTATTTGCGCTCCAGCGACGTGGACGGCATCTCTTTGGGTGGGCGCATCGGCTTCTAGCTCTTCGCGGCGACACAGCCGGCAATCAGCTCGAAGGAACGCAGCCGCGCGTCGGGGTCATAGATGTCGGAGACCACCATCAGTTCGTCGGCGCCGGTCTCCTTCGCCAGCGCGTCGATGCCTGCGCGCACGGTCTCGGGCGAGCCGATGATGCTGCGCGCCAGCATGTGCTGGGCGTGCTCTTTCTCGCCCTGCGTCCAGTAGCTGTCGATATCGTCGATGGGCGGGCGGCTGCGGCTGCGCGCGCCGCGCAGCAGGTCGGCGAAGCTCATCTGCTGGGTGGTCGCCAGCTTCCGGGCTTCGGCGTCGCTGTCGGCGGCGACGATGTTGACCCCGACCACGGCGTAGGGCTCGGCCAGCTGCGCGGAGGGCTTGAAGCGGGCGCGGTAGATCTCCAGCGCGCGCAGCAGCGCGTCGGGGGCGAAATGCGAGGCGAAGGCGTAGGGCAGGCCCAGCTCGGCGGCGAGTTGGGCGCCGAAGGTGCTGGAGCCGAGGATCCAGATCGGCACCTGCGTGCCAGCCGCCGGCACGGCCTGCACCGGATCCTGTGCGGCATCCGAGGCGAAATAGCGCTGCAGCTCGGCGACATCGCGCGGGAAGTCGTGCGCCGAGCTGGGTGAGCGGCGCAGCGCGCGCAGTGTCTCCGGCCCGGTTCCGGGTGCGCGCCCCAGGCCGAGCTCGATGCGGCCAGGGAACAGATGCGCCAGCGTGCCGAACTGCTCGGCCACCACCAGCGGCGCGTGGTTGGGCAGCATGATGCCGCCGGCGCCGACGCGAATGTGCTGCGTACCGGCGGCAACGTGCTGGATCACGAGCGAAGTTGCCGCGCTGGCGATGCCCGGCATGTTGTGATGCTCGGCGAACCAGATGCGTTGATAGCCCCAGCCCTCGGCATGCCGCGCCAGCCGGCGTGCATTGTCCAGCGCATCGCGTGCGTCGAGGCCTTCGCGGATGCGGGCGAGGTCGAGGATGGAGAGGCGGGTCATGATGTCTCCGAGTCGCGTGGTACGTGGTCAGTCGGATTCAATGGTCCGCAGACCGCGCATCTGCGATGGCCTGCTCAATGGCAAGCGCCTCTTCTTCGCGCATGTGGCCGCTGAAGCGCCGGAGGCGATCGCCGACCAGGGGTTGTGTTGGTTTGGAGCCCAGTTCCAATTGCGCGCCGCGGCGCATCAACTTGAGCGCCGCCTTGTTGAGCGAGAGCCCCTCGCGCGCTGCCAGCTGGCGAAGGCTGTGCTCCAACTTCCCGTCGAGGCCTCGTAGTGTCAGCTGCATGGGAAACGCTACTCGTCTAAGGCATCCCGCAGACCGAGATGCTCGTGAAAGGGCTGAAAATCTCGGTCATTGTGGAGCAGGGGCACGTCGTGCGTCAGGCACCAGGTGGCGATGAGCGTGTCGATGGTCTTGCGCACGGTGACGCCGCGGCTGCGAAGCAAGCGGAAATGATCGGCAGCCCGCATGGCGATCTCGGCGCCGCCGATGGTCACGATATCGAGCCGCTGCAGATGCCGGAC of Algiphilus aromaticivorans DG1253 contains these proteins:
- a CDS encoding YceH family protein; the encoded protein is MPEIQLTPTQARVLACLAEKAVTTPAYYPMTVNGVMAAANQKSNRYPVMSLREAEVGGALADLETMKLVSRDDDSGRVPKWRQRFEHETLLPKPVLAVLVALMLRGPQTIAELKTRAEPLGGPADNDGVQAALERMADRADPFVMELPRAAGQSATRWAHLLCGEPEIPEAAPAPARSGGQQQALAELTERVEILERQVAELRSALGVSDNGVSDSGGA
- a CDS encoding transglutaminase-like domain-containing protein, with the translated sequence MKLAVRSEVAYRSDRGYPCTYVFNLAAANINAQQVEDESLLVDPDVSRDHYETDSLGNRLTRCQLADGGSLSVQYEAVVSVTHSSGIVADIEEVPPGRLPLSILPYTYPSRYCQSDRLMRMAQSEFGRMEPGFTRVLAICDWIYRRVDYLSGTTNAHTSAFETATERQGVCRDFAHLGIAFCRALNIPARFVSAYALELQPQDFHAVFEAYLGGRWWLFDPTRLVPLDGLVRIGTGRDAADIAFATIWGVAETTMQSVSVRRLDGERSEWDGSPVSVDVTPHRGA
- a CDS encoding DUF488 domain-containing protein; its protein translation is MAIRIVRLGSERLADEGLRIGAVRRPPRGVPKAEYSARDIYDAWFPTLAPSEELLKAFAPIDPKDWKTFSRRYRKEMKASDARHAIALLAVLSQQTHLSVGCYCADESLCHRSILRELLAAQGAVLR
- a CDS encoding LLM class flavin-dependent oxidoreductase, producing MTRLSILDLARIREGLDARDALDNARRLARHAEGWGYQRIWFAEHHNMPGIASAATSLVIQHVAAGTQHIRVGAGGIMLPNHAPLVVAEQFGTLAHLFPGRIELGLGRAPGTGPETLRALRRSPSSAHDFPRDVAELQRYFASDAAQDPVQAVPAAGTQVPIWILGSSTFGAQLAAELGLPYAFASHFAPDALLRALEIYRARFKPSAQLAEPYAVVGVNIVAADSDAEARKLATTQQMSFADLLRGARSRSRPPIDDIDSYWTQGEKEHAQHMLARSIIGSPETVRAGIDALAKETGADELMVVSDIYDPDARLRSFELIAGCVAAKS
- the vapC gene encoding type II toxin-antitoxin system VapC family toxin, whose product is MMLVDSSVWIDYFTGRSNSPSDFLHAQLGQRPVMIGDLILTEVLQGFRHEHDFRAAVRHLQRLDIVTIGGAEIAMRAADHFRLLRSRGVTVRKTIDTLIATWCLTHDVPLLHNDRDFQPFHEHLGLRDALDE